A section of the Planctomycetaceae bacterium genome encodes:
- a CDS encoding PEP-CTERM sorting domain-containing protein — protein sequence MVYVPEPVTMALLGLGSLFLARRRK from the coding sequence ATGGTTTATGTTCCGGAACCAGTAACTATGGCCCTGTTGGGATTGGGCAGCTTGTTCCTTGCAAGACGCAGGAAATAA